A window from Parafrankia irregularis encodes these proteins:
- a CDS encoding acyl carrier protein: protein MGEDEAVALVTTLICRFRKVEASQVPPDADLADTLGFDSLDAAEILAAVHKETGREVEVCSLADLSTVAGIARHLVAAGAGS, encoded by the coding sequence ATGGGCGAGGACGAGGCCGTCGCGCTGGTCACGACTCTGATCTGCAGGTTCCGCAAGGTCGAGGCATCGCAGGTGCCGCCGGACGCGGATCTGGCCGACACCCTGGGATTCGACTCGCTGGACGCCGCCGAGATCCTCGCGGCGGTGCACAAGGAGACCGGCCGCGAGGTGGAGGTCTGTTCGTTGGCGGACCTGAGCACCGTGGCCGGCATCGCCAGGCATCTCGTCGCGGCGGGAGCGGGTTCATGA
- a CDS encoding thioesterase II family protein, with product MICLPHAGAGASFFWPWQRRCPELDLIPVQLPGREERIDEKPPTDLRAAVDTVVADLVGGVLGRCTQVALFGHSLGAVLAYEVARRIEARAGGRVTRLFVSGSPAPDAMRERHATGLSDDDFLARVEEFAGFRHEAFDIPELREMLLPTIRADVELHESYVPLPGPRLRAPITCLRGHDDALVAAADTAGWREASERGCETVELPGGHMYLADDPSALLRIMGERLAEPTGAVAR from the coding sequence GTGATCTGCCTGCCGCACGCGGGCGCCGGGGCCAGCTTCTTCTGGCCGTGGCAGCGCCGCTGCCCGGAGCTGGACCTGATACCGGTGCAGCTACCCGGCCGGGAGGAGCGGATCGACGAGAAGCCGCCCACCGACCTGCGCGCGGCCGTCGACACCGTCGTCGCCGATCTCGTCGGCGGTGTGCTGGGCCGCTGCACCCAGGTCGCGCTGTTCGGCCACAGCCTGGGCGCCGTCCTGGCCTATGAGGTCGCCCGGCGGATCGAGGCCCGCGCGGGTGGCCGCGTCACGCGGCTGTTCGTCAGCGGCTCGCCCGCGCCGGACGCCATGCGCGAGCGGCACGCGACCGGGCTGAGCGACGACGACTTCCTGGCCCGGGTCGAGGAGTTCGCCGGATTCCGCCACGAGGCGTTCGACATCCCGGAACTACGCGAGATGCTGCTGCCGACCATCCGGGCCGACGTGGAGCTGCACGAGTCCTACGTCCCGCTGCCCGGGCCGCGCCTGCGGGCGCCGATCACCTGCCTGCGCGGCCACGACGACGCGCTGGTGGCGGCCGCCGACACCGCCGGCTGGCGGGAGGCCTCGGAGAGAGGCTGTGAGACGGTCGAGCTGCCCGGCGGCCACATGTATCTGGCGGACGACCCGTCCGCACTGCTGCGGATCATGGGCGAGCGGCTGGCCGAGCCGACCGGGGCGGTGGCGCGGTGA
- a CDS encoding ArsR/SmtB family transcription factor, translated as MARAATTSDVFNAIAEPQRRQILVLLRAGERPVTEVAQELGMTQPGASKHLRVLREVGLVRDRRVGKQRLYGLDARGLRPVHEWIGGFERFWNESFDRLDAYVQDLKQARQEE; from the coding sequence GTGGCGCGAGCAGCGACGACGTCGGACGTCTTCAACGCGATCGCCGAGCCGCAGCGCCGGCAGATCCTGGTGCTGCTGCGGGCGGGTGAGCGGCCGGTGACGGAGGTGGCCCAGGAACTGGGGATGACCCAACCGGGAGCGTCCAAGCACCTGCGGGTGCTCCGGGAGGTCGGGCTGGTGCGGGACCGCAGGGTGGGCAAGCAGCGCCTGTACGGCCTCGACGCCCGCGGGCTGCGGCCGGTCCACGAGTGGATCGGCGGGTTCGAGCGGTTCTGGAACGAGAGCTTCGACCGGCTGGACGCATACGTGCAGGACCTCAAGCAGGCAAGGCAGGAGGAGTAG
- a CDS encoding lamin tail domain-containing protein yields the protein MKLRLRALMAALAAAVTLATFTTLATAPAANAATIPSQGSATLLDVGNWNVEWFGATGYGPTNEALQQQNVRDVLAGADMDVWGLSEVVSTSAFNTLVAGMPGYTGVVANDPIVTNGAQYYSDFSNTEQKVALVWRSSIATLVSAKVILTSQNSNFAGRPPVEFTLRGTFDGVTRDLVFIVLHAKAGSTQDAWNLRNPASQALKSYLDTTYPTQDVFVIGDWNDDVDTSITSGNASPYANFVNDTARYTFPTRALSLAGVASTASYSDFIDHQLNTNEVQAKYVAGSAKAFQPQAYVSNYATTTSDHYPVLARYNYVIGGDGGGGGGGTPANVIINEVLANEPGSSTAGEAVEIVNTGGTAISIAGWTVRDSSALRHTFAAGTTLQPGKAITVFGASSAIPGGIVAVAASTGDLNLSNSGDQVILRDSAGTTIQSLSYTSSQVNSDGVSLNRSPDGSATGAWVKHNTISSLSNSPGQRADGTVY from the coding sequence ATGAAACTCAGGCTCCGTGCGCTCATGGCGGCCCTGGCCGCCGCCGTGACGCTGGCAACGTTCACCACGCTCGCCACCGCCCCCGCGGCGAATGCCGCCACGATTCCGTCCCAGGGATCGGCGACACTGCTCGACGTCGGCAACTGGAACGTCGAATGGTTCGGTGCGACGGGCTACGGCCCGACCAACGAGGCGCTTCAGCAGCAGAACGTCCGCGACGTCCTGGCGGGCGCTGACATGGACGTGTGGGGCCTCTCCGAGGTCGTCAGCACCTCGGCGTTCAACACACTCGTGGCCGGCATGCCCGGGTACACCGGGGTCGTCGCCAACGACCCGATCGTGACGAACGGTGCGCAGTACTACTCGGACTTCAGCAACACCGAGCAGAAGGTCGCCCTCGTCTGGCGCTCCAGCATTGCCACCCTGGTGAGCGCGAAGGTCATCCTGACCAGCCAGAACAGCAACTTCGCCGGCCGCCCGCCGGTGGAGTTCACCTTGCGCGGCACCTTTGACGGTGTCACCCGTGACCTCGTCTTCATCGTCCTGCACGCGAAGGCAGGTTCCACCCAGGACGCGTGGAACCTGCGCAACCCCGCGTCGCAGGCTCTCAAGTCCTACCTCGACACGACCTACCCCACGCAGGACGTCTTCGTCATCGGTGACTGGAACGACGACGTCGACACCTCCATCACCTCCGGGAACGCTTCGCCCTACGCCAACTTCGTGAACGACACGGCGCGCTACACGTTCCCGACGCGGGCCCTGTCGCTGGCGGGCGTGGCGTCGACGGCGAGCTACTCGGACTTCATCGACCACCAGCTCAACACCAACGAGGTGCAGGCGAAGTACGTCGCCGGCTCGGCGAAGGCCTTCCAGCCCCAGGCCTATGTCTCGAACTACGCGACGACGACCAGCGACCACTACCCGGTGCTGGCCCGCTACAACTACGTCATCGGGGGTGACGGCGGTGGCGGCGGTGGCGGCACACCCGCCAACGTCATCATCAACGAGGTGCTGGCCAACGAACCGGGCAGCAGCACCGCCGGCGAGGCCGTCGAGATCGTGAACACCGGTGGCACGGCGATCAGCATCGCCGGCTGGACCGTCCGGGACAGCTCGGCACTGCGGCACACCTTCGCCGCCGGTACGACGCTGCAGCCCGGCAAGGCGATCACCGTGTTCGGCGCGAGCTCCGCGATCCCCGGCGGCATCGTGGCGGTGGCGGCCAGCACCGGCGACCTCAACCTGTCCAACAGCGGTGACCAGGTGATCCTGCGGGATTCGGCCGGAACGACGATCCAGTCGCTGAGCTACACCTCGAGCCAGGTGAACTCCGACGGTGTCTCCCTCAACCGAAGCCCTGACGGCTCGGCGACCGGCGCCTGGGTCAAGCACAACACCATCAGCTCGCTGTCCAACTCGCCCGGCCAGCGCGCCGACGGAACGGTGTACTGA
- a CDS encoding SRPBCC family protein has protein sequence MGTTGRGAPAQSATADREIVISRVIDAPRELVFEAFTEVRHLSRWWGPEGFTTTTRAFEFRVGAEWDFVMHGPDGTDYQEWISWTEIAPPERIALLHGERRGDPNAFESVLTFEPAGAATRIEMRTVFPTRELRDEAVEKYHAIEGGQQTLGNLAAYVTEIVAKGTER, from the coding sequence ATGGGCACGACGGGACGAGGAGCGCCGGCGCAGTCCGCGACAGCCGACCGCGAGATCGTCATCTCCCGGGTCATCGACGCCCCACGGGAGCTGGTGTTCGAGGCGTTCACCGAGGTGCGGCACCTGTCGCGGTGGTGGGGGCCGGAGGGGTTCACCACGACCACGCGGGCGTTCGAGTTCCGCGTCGGCGCGGAGTGGGACTTCGTGATGCACGGCCCGGACGGGACGGACTACCAGGAGTGGATCTCCTGGACCGAGATCGCCCCGCCGGAGCGGATCGCGCTGCTGCACGGTGAGCGGCGCGGCGACCCGAACGCCTTCGAGTCGGTTCTGACGTTCGAGCCCGCCGGTGCGGCGACCCGGATCGAGATGCGCACAGTGTTCCCCACCAGGGAACTGCGCGACGAGGCGGTCGAGAAGTACCACGCGATCGAGGGCGGCCAGCAGACCCTGGGCAACCTGGCTGCGTACGTCACCGAGATTGTTGCGAAGGGCACGGAGCGCTGA
- a CDS encoding AMP-binding protein has protein sequence MNAAPPDRVRLTGPALPAGELSLAEAVRPFGVATRGITFLDGGDDRRYSYDELAGLAAAVAVRLRSHGVRPGSRVAMTISNDLESVLTAMGVWAAGAAVVSVPPASRRAVPWYARHFGDLLRATGCELVVADHDDDRVNPIDGLGLASLSRSRLCADLTALPGSDVAIDGTALIQFTSGSVSAPKGVAVESRTLAGHVAAVAASLGFDPETDRVVSWLPLYHDMGLLAMFMTALVTRTDLVLMPPTRFATGPARWLTTLGRLGGTVTAAPNFAYRMAAAVPYEEGLDLSRVRVSLSGGERVNWQTLTAFHEAVGPLGFSWGAIMPSYGLAEGVVGTTTAPLGRGPIQGPGGRVCVGRPLPGVALEAPDGPPGGPVELGGSWVYEGYHTVDGFRPAPSDGWFDTGDDGFVHDGELYVLGRRNEVVAVAGRNVFAEDIEMIVLDAQSDGVKACAAFRLKDADQDFGLMVEVPVRPRRSPEEVAVLGAQVRSAVSSTLGVRLKTVLLVRPGTIPRTTSGKVQRAECRELHAEGGLKRRLLTAVH, from the coding sequence GTGAACGCCGCCCCGCCAGACCGGGTCCGGCTCACCGGCCCGGCACTGCCGGCCGGCGAGCTGAGCCTGGCCGAGGCCGTACGTCCGTTCGGCGTCGCCACCCGCGGCATCACCTTCCTGGACGGCGGTGACGACCGCCGCTACTCCTACGACGAACTGGCCGGCCTGGCGGCGGCCGTGGCCGTCCGGCTGCGTTCGCACGGCGTGCGGCCGGGATCCCGCGTCGCCATGACGATCAGCAACGACCTCGAGTCGGTGCTGACCGCCATGGGTGTCTGGGCGGCCGGCGCCGCGGTGGTGTCGGTGCCGCCGGCGTCGCGGCGCGCGGTGCCCTGGTACGCCCGGCACTTCGGCGACCTCCTGCGCGCCACCGGCTGCGAGCTGGTGGTCGCGGACCACGACGACGACCGAGTGAACCCGATCGACGGTCTCGGACTGGCGAGTCTGTCCCGGAGCCGGCTGTGCGCGGACCTGACGGCGCTGCCGGGGTCCGACGTGGCCATCGACGGCACGGCCCTGATCCAGTTCACCTCCGGCAGCGTCTCGGCGCCCAAGGGCGTGGCCGTGGAGAGCCGGACGCTGGCCGGGCACGTGGCCGCGGTCGCCGCGAGCCTGGGGTTCGACCCGGAGACCGACCGCGTCGTCTCCTGGCTGCCGCTGTACCACGACATGGGCCTTCTGGCGATGTTCATGACTGCGCTGGTGACCCGTACCGACCTGGTGCTGATGCCGCCGACCCGGTTCGCCACCGGACCGGCGCGCTGGCTGACGACACTCGGCCGGCTCGGCGGCACCGTCACCGCCGCGCCCAACTTCGCCTACCGGATGGCGGCCGCGGTTCCGTACGAGGAAGGGCTCGACCTTTCCAGGGTGCGGGTCTCGCTCAGCGGCGGCGAGCGGGTGAACTGGCAGACCCTGACCGCCTTCCACGAGGCAGTCGGGCCGCTCGGCTTCTCCTGGGGTGCGATCATGCCCAGCTACGGCCTGGCCGAGGGCGTCGTCGGAACCACCACCGCGCCGCTGGGCCGCGGCCCGATCCAGGGACCCGGCGGACGCGTCTGCGTCGGCCGCCCGCTGCCCGGGGTCGCCCTGGAAGCCCCCGACGGGCCGCCGGGCGGTCCGGTCGAGCTCGGCGGCTCCTGGGTGTACGAGGGCTACCACACGGTCGACGGCTTCCGGCCGGCGCCGAGCGACGGCTGGTTCGACACCGGCGACGACGGCTTCGTCCACGACGGCGAGCTCTACGTGCTGGGCCGGCGCAACGAGGTGGTCGCGGTGGCGGGCCGGAACGTGTTCGCCGAGGACATCGAGATGATCGTCCTTGACGCGCAGAGCGACGGTGTCAAGGCCTGCGCGGCGTTCCGCCTCAAGGACGCCGACCAGGACTTCGGTCTCATGGTCGAGGTCCCGGTGCGGCCGAGGCGCTCGCCGGAGGAGGTCGCCGTCCTGGGCGCGCAGGTGCGCTCGGCGGTGAGCTCGACGCTCGGCGTCCGGCTGAAGACCGTGCTGCTGGTGCGGCCCGGCACCATTCCGCGCACCACGTCCGGGAAGGTGCAGCGGGCCGAGTGCCGGGAGCTGCACGCCGAGGGCGGCCTGAAGCGGCGGCTGCTGACCGCGGTGCACTGA
- a CDS encoding acyl carrier protein has product MGFRDVYEEAVIDAFVRSLADSGAVVTPASDFFLLGGTSVLGAQLVASLRQTLPVKVTIRDLFRARSAGALADVLRARAAQS; this is encoded by the coding sequence ATGGGATTCCGGGACGTCTACGAGGAAGCAGTGATCGACGCGTTCGTCCGGTCGCTCGCGGACTCCGGGGCCGTCGTGACGCCGGCCAGCGACTTCTTCCTGCTCGGAGGCACCTCGGTCCTCGGTGCGCAGCTGGTCGCGTCGCTCCGGCAGACGCTGCCGGTGAAGGTCACCATCCGGGACCTGTTCCGGGCGCGGAGCGCCGGCGCTCTGGCCGACGTGCTGCGAGCCCGGGCGGCGCAGTCGTGA
- a CDS encoding dihydrofolate reductase family protein: MAGKVFFSVSMSLDGFIAPGSAEELMGRQWMELQQWAFPLRFFRENLKLGEGGEEGRDNDIARETFERTGASVMGRRMFDAGEHAWPEEAPFHTPVFVLTHERRDPWERPGGTTFHFVNDGIEPALDQAREAAGDRDVRIAGGGAAILEYVNAGLVDEFTIALSPVLFGSGIRLFEGVDAGRVALEPVRAETSPRVTHLTYAVRER, from the coding sequence ATGGCCGGGAAGGTGTTCTTCAGCGTTTCCATGTCACTGGACGGGTTCATCGCGCCCGGGTCCGCCGAGGAGCTGATGGGGCGGCAGTGGATGGAACTGCAGCAGTGGGCCTTCCCGCTGCGGTTCTTCCGGGAGAACCTGAAGCTCGGCGAGGGCGGTGAGGAGGGCCGCGACAACGACATCGCGCGGGAGACGTTCGAGCGCACCGGCGCGAGCGTCATGGGCAGGCGAATGTTCGATGCCGGCGAGCACGCGTGGCCGGAGGAGGCGCCGTTCCACACGCCGGTCTTCGTCCTGACCCACGAGAGGCGTGACCCCTGGGAACGACCGGGCGGGACCACCTTCCACTTCGTCAACGACGGCATCGAGCCCGCGCTCGACCAGGCTCGCGAGGCCGCCGGCGACCGGGATGTCCGCATCGCGGGCGGCGGCGCAGCGATCCTGGAATATGTGAACGCCGGCCTGGTCGACGAGTTCACGATCGCGCTCTCACCTGTGCTGTTCGGCTCCGGAATCCGCCTGTTCGAGGGTGTGGACGCGGGCCGCGTCGCCCTGGAGCCGGTTCGCGCGGAGACCTCGCCGCGGGTGACGCACCTGACGTACGCAGTCCGGGAGCGGTGA
- a CDS encoding acyl-CoA dehydrogenase family protein codes for MSRPDLRTPSAAQDVAEFQEAEFREAEFRELVRAAGTRSVDGAERWVLDRHVPASAIVELADAGLFRRRWDGGATGGLAHLIVLSQELFRCDSGLALAAMAHSEAFIGALHRHARTDEQRSLLAAAFDGRAIGCFAATEAHGGSSLSDRLTVASRLPDGWRLTGTKRYVSNVGSASHAIVTARASDSADADDLSLFVLPLDLPGVSVDGFFDTAGVQACDVGQISFNVELPSGALLGSPGMGLLYASHMLQFERLAICAQLHSAAETALNLASAYARRRKLGGVRMMDKQVIRHRLAHGRAELWNLQSRLAALVEIAVTEGRMPGHEIAALKLTSGKAVSEIVDMCMQVFGARGNTSAYPLEKLLRDTRIARIGGGTDEVLADAVAGVLDRPDLEAEAALDRAASADLPNLGRRYAQDGPSRPAAARGSAPTL; via the coding sequence TTGAGCCGCCCGGACCTGCGGACGCCGTCGGCGGCGCAGGACGTCGCGGAGTTCCAGGAAGCCGAGTTCCGGGAAGCCGAGTTCCGGGAACTGGTCCGCGCCGCGGGCACGCGGAGCGTCGACGGCGCCGAGCGATGGGTGCTCGACCGGCACGTGCCGGCCTCGGCGATCGTCGAACTCGCCGACGCCGGCCTGTTCCGGCGGCGGTGGGACGGCGGTGCCACCGGCGGGCTGGCGCATCTCATCGTGCTGTCGCAGGAGCTGTTCCGCTGCGACAGCGGACTCGCGCTGGCCGCGATGGCGCACAGCGAGGCGTTCATCGGCGCGCTGCACCGCCACGCCCGCACCGACGAGCAGAGATCGCTGCTGGCGGCGGCGTTCGACGGCCGGGCGATCGGCTGCTTCGCGGCCACCGAGGCCCACGGCGGTTCGAGCCTCTCCGACCGGCTCACCGTCGCGAGCCGGCTGCCGGACGGCTGGCGGCTCACCGGGACCAAGCGCTACGTCTCCAACGTCGGCAGCGCCTCGCACGCGATCGTGACCGCCCGGGCCTCGGACTCGGCGGACGCCGACGACCTCAGCCTGTTCGTGCTGCCGCTGGACCTGCCCGGGGTGAGCGTCGACGGTTTCTTCGACACCGCCGGCGTGCAGGCCTGCGACGTCGGCCAGATCAGCTTCAACGTCGAGCTTCCGTCCGGCGCCCTGCTCGGCAGCCCCGGCATGGGGTTGCTGTACGCGTCGCACATGCTGCAGTTCGAGCGGCTCGCGATCTGCGCGCAACTGCACAGCGCGGCGGAGACGGCGCTGAACCTGGCGTCCGCCTACGCCCGGCGGCGAAAGCTGGGTGGTGTCCGGATGATGGACAAGCAGGTGATCCGGCACCGGCTGGCGCACGGCCGCGCCGAGCTCTGGAACCTGCAGAGCCGCCTGGCCGCCCTGGTCGAGATCGCCGTGACCGAGGGACGCATGCCGGGGCACGAGATCGCAGCCCTGAAGCTGACGTCCGGCAAGGCGGTCAGCGAGATCGTCGACATGTGCATGCAGGTGTTCGGCGCTCGTGGCAACACCAGTGCGTACCCGCTGGAGAAGCTGCTGCGCGACACCCGCATCGCGCGCATCGGCGGTGGCACTGACGAAGTGCTCGCGGACGCCGTCGCGGGCGTGCTCGACCGGCCCGACCTGGAAGCCGAGGCGGCGCTGGACCGCGCGGCCTCGGCCGACCTGCCGAACCTGGGCCGCCGGTATGCCCAGGACGGGCCGAGCAGGCCCGCGGCGGCGAGGGGGAGCGCCCCGACGTTGTAG
- a CDS encoding ferritin-like domain-containing protein, with amino-acid sequence MMTTPGRRFEELDPVWVLNQYRAAEIHGAGAILRMSRLADDLALSTDLSRHLRDEAVHAWLWTRALRDIDGEIFDVEEPYQTRLGAHFGIPRTLTDLLALTWVSESRGVEQYESHLNLKDVPPNIRRTLRAILKDETWHVAYIREELERRGRLDPSVQSVIDRAQDADARAVAELALEGDAVSPLTAGAAV; translated from the coding sequence ATGATGACCACGCCCGGACGCCGTTTCGAGGAGCTGGACCCGGTCTGGGTGCTGAACCAGTACCGCGCCGCGGAGATCCATGGTGCCGGTGCCATCCTGCGCATGAGCCGGCTCGCCGACGACCTGGCGCTGAGCACCGATCTGAGCCGCCACCTGCGCGACGAGGCGGTGCACGCCTGGCTGTGGACCAGGGCGCTGCGCGACATCGACGGCGAGATCTTCGATGTCGAGGAGCCATACCAGACCCGGCTCGGCGCGCACTTCGGTATCCCACGCACGCTCACCGACCTTTTGGCGCTGACGTGGGTGTCGGAGAGCCGCGGCGTCGAACAGTACGAGAGCCACCTGAACCTGAAGGACGTCCCGCCGAACATCCGCAGGACGCTGCGCGCCATCCTCAAGGACGAGACCTGGCACGTCGCCTACATTCGCGAGGAGCTTGAGCGCCGCGGCCGCCTCGACCCGTCGGTTCAGTCCGTCATCGACCGGGCCCAGGACGCCGACGCCAGAGCCGTCGCCGAGCTGGCCCTCGAGGGCGACGCCGTCAGCCCGCTGACCGCCGGAGCCGCGGTGTGA
- a CDS encoding nitroreductase family deazaflavin-dependent oxidoreductase has product MTETTPSDSPMDWIADHTRRYLDSDGTDGHLWHGIDGSFTQGAPTLLLTTRGRRSGKLRRTPLIYGRDGNDYIIVASKAGFPEHPLWYLNLLTHPEVELQVGAERFPAKARVAEPAEKARLWPTMTALWPDYDAYQSSTDRDIPIVLLERI; this is encoded by the coding sequence ATGACCGAGACGACTCCCAGCGACAGCCCGATGGATTGGATTGCCGATCACACCCGCCGCTATCTCGACAGCGACGGTACCGATGGGCACCTCTGGCACGGCATCGACGGCTCGTTCACCCAGGGAGCCCCGACGCTGCTGTTGACGACGCGGGGCCGTCGCAGCGGCAAGCTGCGCCGCACACCCCTGATCTACGGCCGGGATGGGAACGACTACATCATCGTCGCGTCGAAGGCCGGATTTCCCGAGCATCCGCTGTGGTATCTGAACCTGCTCACCCACCCGGAGGTCGAGCTGCAGGTCGGGGCGGAACGATTCCCAGCGAAGGCACGCGTGGCGGAGCCCGCTGAAAAAGCCCGCCTGTGGCCCACGATGACGGCGCTCTGGCCGGACTACGACGCATACCAGAGCAGTACGGATCGCGACATCCCGATCGTGCTACTCGAACGGATCTGA
- a CDS encoding branched-chain amino acid transaminase — MTPTPTSIPDASIPDASARDASARDASAPDASALDVPAPPKFAWLDGELVDWSDATVHVTTLALHYGIGFFEGIRCHDTPDGPAFFRLGDHLRRLARSAAVYGVALPHTAGELAEACRQVVLRNGLTDCYLRPLVFLGAGPNPLQAPLRCSVTASAAGPLVGPPKEGGVRAQISAFQRYGANTLPPAAKASGQYLNAFLAQRAAVQAGYGEAILLNEAGFVADGWAHNVFVVADGELVTPPVWSGGLPGITRDTVLTLAAERGIPVAERPLARSDLYLADECFLTGTAAGVVAVSSVDDRVLTGGAPGPVTRTVADLVTAVAAGATEAHPQWREYLH, encoded by the coding sequence ATGACACCCACGCCGACCTCCATCCCGGACGCCTCCATCCCGGACGCCTCAGCCCGGGACGCCTCAGCCCGGGACGCCTCAGCCCCGGATGCCTCCGCCCTGGACGTCCCCGCGCCGCCGAAGTTCGCCTGGCTGGACGGGGAGCTGGTGGACTGGTCCGACGCGACCGTCCACGTCACGACACTCGCCCTGCACTACGGCATCGGCTTCTTCGAGGGGATCCGCTGCCATGACACGCCCGACGGCCCGGCCTTCTTCCGGCTCGGTGACCACCTGCGCCGCCTGGCCCGGTCGGCCGCGGTCTACGGTGTCGCGCTGCCGCACACCGCCGGGGAACTGGCCGAGGCCTGCCGCCAGGTGGTGCTGCGCAACGGGCTCACCGACTGTTATCTCCGGCCGCTGGTGTTCCTGGGCGCCGGACCGAACCCGCTCCAGGCACCGTTGCGCTGCTCGGTGACCGCGAGCGCGGCGGGCCCGCTGGTCGGGCCGCCGAAGGAGGGCGGCGTGCGGGCCCAGATCAGCGCCTTCCAGCGCTACGGCGCCAACACCCTGCCGCCGGCGGCCAAGGCCAGCGGCCAGTACCTCAACGCGTTCCTGGCGCAGCGGGCCGCGGTCCAGGCCGGCTACGGCGAGGCGATCCTCCTCAACGAGGCGGGCTTCGTCGCGGACGGCTGGGCGCACAACGTGTTCGTCGTCGCCGACGGCGAACTGGTCACACCCCCGGTCTGGAGCGGCGGCCTGCCCGGCATCACCCGCGACACGGTCCTGACGCTGGCCGCGGAGCGGGGGATCCCGGTCGCCGAGCGTCCGCTGGCGCGCTCCGACCTGTACCTGGCCGACGAGTGCTTCCTCACCGGCACCGCCGCCGGCGTGGTCGCCGTCTCCTCCGTGGACGACCGCGTGCTGACCGGCGGCGCGCCGGGCCCGGTAACCCGCACCGTCGCGGACCTGGTGACCGCGGTCGCGGCGGGCGCCACCGAGGCCCACCCCCAGTGGCGGGAGTACCTGCATTGA